Proteins co-encoded in one Paracrocinitomix mangrovi genomic window:
- the rplN gene encoding 50S ribosomal protein L14 — protein MIQQESRLSVADNSGAKEVLCIRVLGGTKRRYASVGDKIVVTVKNAMPQGNVKKGQVTKAVVVRTKKEIRRPDGSYIRFDDNAVVLLNEAGEMRGTRIFGPVARELRDKQYMKVVSLAPEVL, from the coding sequence ATGATTCAGCAGGAAAGTAGATTATCAGTAGCAGACAACAGTGGAGCAAAAGAAGTATTATGTATCCGTGTTTTGGGTGGAACCAAAAGAAGATACGCTTCTGTAGGCGATAAAATCGTTGTTACTGTGAAGAACGCAATGCCACAAGGTAACGTTAAAAAAGGACAAGTAACCAAAGCGGTTGTTGTTAGAACTAAGAAAGAAATAAGAAGACCGGATGGGTCATACATTAGATTTGATGACAATGCGGTTGTTTTGTTGAACGAAGCAGGTGAGATGAGAGGTACCCGTATTTTTGGGCCTGTAGCGAGAGAGCTTAGAGATAAACAATATATGAAAGTTGTTTCTCTAGCGCCGGAAGTGCTTTAA
- the rplD gene encoding 50S ribosomal protein L4, with amino-acid sequence MDIKVVDTKGKETSKKVKLNDAIYGIEPNDHAIYLDVKQYLAAQRQGTHKSKERAEIKGSTRKIKKQKGTGTARAGSIKSPVFRGGGRVFGPRPRNYDFKLNTKVKRLARKSALSYKAKSGDIIVLDSVEFAAPKTKDFMTLMNNISLAYDKVLFVLPEDNKNFYLSSRNVQGANVVTADSLNTYEIVNANKVVITEGAVEKIENILK; translated from the coding sequence ATGGATATTAAAGTAGTTGATACGAAAGGAAAAGAGACTTCTAAAAAAGTGAAGTTAAATGATGCTATTTATGGTATCGAACCAAATGATCACGCGATTTACCTTGATGTGAAACAATACTTGGCTGCTCAAAGACAAGGAACTCACAAATCAAAAGAAAGAGCTGAAATTAAAGGTTCTACTAGAAAAATTAAAAAGCAAAAAGGAACTGGTACTGCCAGAGCCGGTAGCATCAAATCACCTGTTTTCAGAGGTGGAGGAAGAGTTTTTGGACCGAGACCTAGAAACTATGACTTCAAATTGAATACTAAGGTGAAGAGATTGGCAAGAAAATCTGCATTGTCATACAAAGCAAAATCAGGTGATATTATTGTACTTGATAGCGTTGAGTTTGCTGCGCCTAAAACTAAAGATTTCATGACGTTGATGAATAACATTAGTTTGGCTTATGATAAGGTGTTGTTTGTTTTGCCTGAGGATAACAAAAATTTCTACTTGTCTTCAAGAAACGTACAAGGAGCAAATGTTGTAACAGCAGATAGCTTAAACACGTACGAGATCGTGAACGCAAACAAAGTTGTGATCACTGAAGGAGCTGTAGAGAAAATTGAAAACATTTTGAAATAA
- the rpsE gene encoding 30S ribosomal protein S5: MNDKQVRATDIELKDKLVALNRVTKVTKGGRTFSFSAIVVVGDENGIVGHGLGKAKEVVEAISKGVDDAKKNLIKVPVINGTVPHLQKGKYAGASVLLKPAAHGTGVIAGGAMRAVLESAGVTDILAKSQGSSNPHNVVKATFNALGQLRDAYTVAQDRGVSLEKVFNG, from the coding sequence ATGAATGATAAACAAGTAAGAGCTACGGATATTGAGTTGAAAGACAAATTAGTTGCATTAAATCGTGTAACTAAAGTAACCAAAGGTGGTCGTACTTTCAGCTTTTCAGCAATAGTTGTTGTTGGGGATGAAAACGGTATCGTTGGACACGGATTAGGTAAGGCAAAAGAAGTTGTTGAAGCTATCTCTAAAGGAGTAGATGATGCAAAGAAAAACCTTATTAAAGTTCCAGTAATTAATGGTACAGTGCCTCACCTTCAAAAAGGTAAATATGCAGGAGCAAGCGTTTTATTAAAGCCTGCTGCTCATGGTACAGGAGTTATTGCCGGTGGTGCAATGCGTGCGGTATTAGAAAGTGCTGGTGTAACTGACATTTTAGCAAAATCTCAAGGATCGTCTAACCCACACAACGTGGTTAAAGCAACATTCAATGCTTTAGGACAATTAAGAGATGCTTATACAGTTGCTCAGGACAGAGGAGTATCGTTAGAAAAAGTATTTAACGGATAA
- the rplB gene encoding 50S ribosomal protein L2 — translation MGIRKLKPITPGQRHKIVSDFSEITKSNPEKSLIGSKKKSGGRNNQGRMTMRQLGGGHKRKYRIVDFKRDKFGIPATVKAIEYDPNRTARIALLFYADGEKRYIIAPEGLQVGTEVNSGRNVQPEVGNTLYLEDIPLGTIIHNIELKPGKGAAIARSAGSYGQLTSKEGKYAIVKMPSGEVRRILLSCLATIGSVSNGEHMLVVSGKAGRSRWLGRRPRVRGVVMNPVDHPMGGGEGRSSGGHPRNRNGKPAKGFKTRAKKKYSSKYIIEKRKK, via the coding sequence ATGGGAATTAGAAAGTTAAAACCGATAACTCCGGGTCAAAGACACAAGATCGTTAGTGATTTCTCTGAAATTACTAAATCGAATCCTGAAAAATCTTTGATTGGCTCGAAGAAGAAGTCTGGTGGTAGAAATAACCAGGGTAGAATGACAATGCGCCAATTGGGTGGAGGTCATAAGAGAAAATACAGAATTGTTGATTTTAAAAGAGACAAATTCGGTATCCCTGCAACAGTTAAAGCTATTGAGTACGATCCAAATAGAACAGCAAGAATTGCTTTATTGTTCTATGCTGATGGAGAGAAAAGATACATCATTGCTCCGGAAGGATTGCAAGTAGGAACTGAAGTGAATTCTGGTAGAAATGTACAACCTGAAGTTGGTAATACTCTTTATTTGGAAGATATTCCTTTGGGAACAATCATCCACAACATTGAGTTAAAACCAGGTAAAGGTGCTGCAATCGCAAGAAGCGCAGGTTCATACGGACAATTAACTTCGAAAGAAGGTAAGTATGCAATCGTAAAAATGCCTTCTGGTGAGGTAAGAAGAATCTTATTGTCTTGTTTAGCTACAATTGGTTCTGTATCTAACGGTGAGCACATGTTAGTTGTTTCTGGTAAAGCTGGTAGATCTAGATGGTTAGGAAGAAGACCTCGAGTAAGAGGTGTTGTTATGAACCCTGTTGATCACCCAATGGGTGGTGGTGAAGGAAGATCTTCTGGAGGACACCCTAGAAACAGAAACGGTAAACCGGCGAAAGGATTTAAGACAAGAGCTAAGAAGAAATATTCTTCGAAGTATATTATTGAAAAAAGAAAAAAATAA
- the rpsC gene encoding 30S ribosomal protein S3, protein MGQKTNPIGNRLGFIKGWDSNWYGGNDYSEKIVEDDKIRNYLHARLQKASISKIIIERTIKLVTVTINTARPGVIIGKGGKEVDKLKEELKKVTGKEVQINIFEIKRPELDAKLVADSVARQIEGRISFRRAIKMAIASTMRMGAEGIKIKISGRLNGAEMARSEMYKEGRTPLHTFRADIDYALSEAHTTYGRIGIKVWICKGEVYGKRDLSPNVGLQQKKSGGGKRNPKFQNRRK, encoded by the coding sequence ATGGGACAAAAGACAAATCCAATAGGAAACAGATTAGGATTCATCAAAGGATGGGATTCTAACTGGTATGGTGGAAATGACTACTCTGAGAAAATCGTAGAGGATGATAAAATCAGAAATTACTTACATGCAAGATTGCAGAAAGCAAGTATTTCTAAAATCATTATCGAGAGAACTATCAAGTTAGTAACTGTTACTATTAACACTGCACGTCCGGGAGTAATTATCGGAAAAGGTGGTAAAGAGGTTGATAAGTTGAAAGAGGAGTTAAAGAAAGTAACTGGAAAAGAAGTACAAATCAACATTTTCGAAATTAAACGTCCTGAGTTGGATGCTAAATTAGTAGCTGATTCAGTAGCGAGACAAATCGAAGGTAGAATTTCTTTTAGAAGAGCTATTAAAATGGCGATTGCTTCTACAATGAGAATGGGTGCTGAAGGAATCAAGATTAAGATTTCTGGAAGATTGAACGGAGCTGAGATGGCAAGATCTGAAATGTACAAAGAAGGAAGAACTCCTTTGCATACTTTCAGAGCTGATATCGATTACGCTCTTTCAGAAGCACACACTACTTATGGTAGAATCGGAATCAAAGTGTGGATTTGTAAAGGTGAAGTTTACGGAAAAAGAGATTTGTCTCCTAACGTAGGTTTACAACAAAAGAAGAGCGGAGGAGGAAAGAGAAATCCAAAGTTCCAAAATAGAAGAAAATAA
- the rpsS gene encoding 30S ribosomal protein S19, whose protein sequence is MSRSLKKPPFVHYKLMQRVDAAQESGKKEVIKTWSRSSTITPEFVGLTIAVHNGNKFIPVYVTENMVGHKLGEFAPTRTFRGHSKGKK, encoded by the coding sequence ATGAGTAGATCATTAAAAAAACCTCCTTTTGTACATTATAAGTTAATGCAAAGGGTAGATGCTGCGCAAGAGTCAGGAAAAAAAGAAGTGATTAAGACTTGGTCAAGATCATCAACTATTACTCCTGAGTTTGTTGGATTAACAATCGCAGTACACAATGGTAATAAATTCATTCCTGTTTATGTGACTGAAAACATGGTAGGGCACAAACTTGGAGAGTTTGCACCAACTAGAACTTTTAGAGGTCACTCAAAAGGAAAGAAATAA
- the rpsN gene encoding 30S ribosomal protein S14 produces MAKESMKAKQRKKIKLAAKYGEKRADLRKKAAQGDWDAMMALQKLPKNSMYIRVHNRCGLTGRPRGYMRQFGISRVTFREMALEGKIPGVTKSSW; encoded by the coding sequence ATGGCAAAAGAATCAATGAAAGCCAAACAGCGCAAGAAAATTAAACTTGCTGCTAAGTATGGTGAAAAAAGAGCTGATTTGAGAAAGAAAGCTGCTCAAGGTGATTGGGATGCAATGATGGCATTACAAAAATTACCTAAGAACTCTATGTACATCCGTGTTCACAATAGATGTGGATTAACTGGTAGACCAAGAGGATATATGAGACAGTTTGGTATTTCACGTGTTACTTTCAGAGAAATGGCACTTGAAGGAAAAATACCGGGTGTAACTAAATCAAGCTGGTAA
- the rplR gene encoding 50S ribosomal protein L18 has product MASRKVEQRAKIKRRVRKNIFGTAERPRLSVFRSNKAIYAQIINDVDGKTVASASSVGLKAAEGKSKSEAAALVGKELAAKASKAGVEQVVFDRNGYQYHGRVKSLADGAREGGLNF; this is encoded by the coding sequence ATGGCATCTAGAAAAGTAGAACAAAGAGCTAAGATTAAAAGAAGAGTTCGAAAAAATATTTTCGGAACTGCTGAGAGACCAAGATTGAGCGTTTTTAGATCAAACAAAGCGATCTATGCTCAGATCATCAATGATGTTGATGGTAAAACAGTGGCCTCTGCTTCATCAGTTGGATTAAAAGCAGCTGAAGGAAAATCTAAATCAGAAGCAGCAGCATTAGTTGGTAAAGAATTAGCAGCTAAAGCTTCAAAAGCTGGAGTAGAACAAGTTGTGTTTGACAGAAACGGATACCAATATCACGGAAGAGTAAAATCTCTTGCTGACGGTGCACGTGAAGGAGGATTAAATTTTTAA
- the rplX gene encoding 50S ribosomal protein L24 gives MSKKLHLKIGDTVKVISGESKGNEGKILVIDRKKNRVVVEGVNVVKKHIKPSAANPQGGIEEAEAGIHISNVMLVHGGVASKVGRKEGEDGKLVRYLKKNGEVVK, from the coding sequence ATGTCAAAGAAATTACACTTAAAAATTGGAGATACTGTTAAAGTGATTAGCGGTGAGTCCAAAGGAAACGAAGGAAAGATCCTTGTGATCGACCGTAAGAAAAACCGTGTGGTTGTAGAAGGTGTAAATGTGGTTAAAAAACACATTAAACCATCTGCAGCAAATCCACAAGGTGGAATCGAAGAAGCAGAAGCTGGAATCCACATTTCTAATGTAATGTTGGTGCACGGTGGTGTTGCTTCAAAAGTTGGTCGTAAAGAAGGCGAGGACGGAAAATTAGTTAGGTATTTAAAAAAGAATGGGGAGGTAGTTAAGTAA
- the rplE gene encoding 50S ribosomal protein L5 gives MSYTPRLKERYAGEIAKNLQDKFGFKSNMKVPKLEKIILSQGIGEAVADKKIIDAAIKDMALIAGQQPVATLSKKDISNFKLRKGMPVGVKVTLRGDKMYEFLDRLINIALPRTRDFRGVSPKGFDGRGNFNMGIKEHIIFPEIDIDKVNKILGMDITFVTSTDSDEEAKALMEAFKFPFTKN, from the coding sequence ATGAGCTATACACCAAGACTTAAAGAGAGATACGCTGGCGAAATCGCAAAAAACTTACAAGATAAGTTTGGTTTCAAGTCAAATATGAAAGTTCCTAAATTGGAAAAAATCATTTTGAGCCAGGGAATCGGAGAAGCAGTTGCTGACAAGAAGATCATTGATGCGGCTATCAAAGACATGGCCTTAATCGCTGGTCAACAACCAGTTGCAACATTGTCTAAAAAAGACATCTCAAACTTCAAATTAAGAAAAGGGATGCCTGTTGGAGTAAAAGTTACTTTAAGAGGTGACAAAATGTATGAATTCCTTGATCGTTTGATTAATATTGCACTTCCAAGAACAAGAGACTTTAGAGGAGTATCTCCAAAAGGGTTCGACGGAAGAGGTAATTTTAACATGGGAATCAAAGAACACATCATTTTCCCAGAGATTGATATTGACAAAGTGAACAAAATTTTAGGAATGGATATCACTTTTGTTACTTCAACAGATTCTGATGAAGAAGCAAAAGCGTTGATGGAAGCTTTCAAATTTCCATTCACAAAAAATTAA
- the rpmC gene encoding 50S ribosomal protein L29: MKMNEIKELSIKDLQEKIEDMEEQQGKLLLAHSVSTLENPLVIRHNRRTIARLKTELNSRQLNEADKA, encoded by the coding sequence ATGAAAATGAATGAGATTAAAGAATTATCGATCAAAGATCTTCAAGAGAAGATTGAAGATATGGAGGAGCAGCAAGGAAAGTTGCTTTTGGCTCACTCGGTATCAACCTTGGAAAATCCTCTTGTTATTAGACATAACAGAAGAACAATTGCAAGATTGAAAACGGAATTGAATAGTAGACAGTTGAACGAAGCTGATAAAGCTTAA
- the rpsH gene encoding 30S ribosomal protein S8, protein MNTDPIADYLTRIRNAQMARHKVVEIPASNIKKEITKILEDKGYILSHKFEDDGKQGVIKIALKYNKNVPAIKKIERISKPGLRKYCGADSLPRVLNGLGIAVLSTSKGVITDKEARNENVGGEILCYVY, encoded by the coding sequence ATGAATACAGATCCAATAGCAGATTATTTGACAAGGATTCGTAACGCTCAAATGGCTCGCCATAAAGTAGTGGAAATTCCTGCGTCAAACATTAAGAAAGAGATCACTAAGATCTTAGAAGATAAGGGATATATCCTTTCTCACAAATTTGAAGATGACGGAAAACAAGGTGTCATCAAAATTGCATTGAAATACAACAAAAATGTACCTGCAATTAAAAAAATTGAGAGAATTAGTAAACCTGGATTAAGAAAATATTGTGGTGCAGATAGCCTACCTAGAGTTTTAAATGGTTTGGGTATCGCAGTATTGTCTACATCTAAAGGTGTAATTACGGATAAAGAAGCAAGAAATGAAAACGTTGGAGGAGAAATCCTTTGCTACGTTTACTAA
- the rplF gene encoding 50S ribosomal protein L6, with protein sequence MSRIGKNPIEVTQGVEVKIDSNLITVKGKNGELTQDYDSSAVTIKLEDGVITLERASDHKDHRSKHGLYRALIANMIEGVSQGFTKKLEFHGVGYRATAKGNLLEMVIGFSHPVVIELPTEVKFTAETEKGQAPVVTLTSHDKQLLGQVAAKIRSLRKPEPYKGKGIRYTGEYIRRKAGKSASS encoded by the coding sequence ATGTCTAGAATAGGAAAAAATCCGATCGAAGTAACTCAAGGTGTCGAAGTAAAAATCGACTCAAACTTGATTACTGTGAAAGGAAAAAACGGAGAGCTTACTCAAGACTATGACTCATCTGCTGTTACGATTAAGTTAGAAGATGGTGTTATAACACTTGAAAGAGCATCTGATCATAAAGATCATAGATCAAAACACGGATTATATCGTGCTTTGATAGCTAACATGATTGAAGGTGTTTCTCAAGGATTCACTAAAAAATTGGAGTTTCACGGAGTTGGTTACAGAGCCACTGCAAAAGGAAACTTATTAGAAATGGTAATTGGTTTTTCACACCCGGTTGTAATTGAACTTCCTACTGAAGTTAAATTCACTGCTGAAACTGAAAAAGGTCAGGCGCCTGTTGTTACTTTAACTTCTCATGACAAACAATTGTTAGGACAAGTTGCTGCTAAAATCAGATCGTTAAGAAAACCTGAACCATATAAAGGAAAAGGAATTAGATACACTGGCGAGTACATCAGAAGAAAAGCTGGTAAATCTGCTTCATCATAA
- the rplW gene encoding 50S ribosomal protein L23, giving the protein MNNIIKKPILTEKATFDSEANDRFAFVVDVNANKIQIKNEIERIYGVTVGKVRTMRYGGGKAKRKYTAKGIAEQRIPLWKKAVVTVAEGEINLYENI; this is encoded by the coding sequence ATGAACAACATTATTAAAAAACCGATCCTTACAGAAAAAGCAACATTTGATAGCGAAGCAAATGACAGATTTGCCTTTGTAGTTGACGTAAACGCTAATAAGATCCAAATCAAAAATGAGATCGAAAGAATTTACGGAGTTACTGTTGGTAAAGTAAGGACAATGAGATACGGTGGTGGTAAAGCCAAGAGAAAATATACTGCTAAAGGAATCGCTGAACAAAGAATTCCTTTATGGAAAAAAGCGGTGGTAACTGTTGCCGAAGGAGAAATCAATTTATACGAGAACATTTAA
- the rpsQ gene encoding 30S ribosomal protein S17 — protein MENKRNLRKERIGVVTSDKMEKSIVVSVERKVKHPMYGKFVKKTTKFVAHDENNDSKIGDTVRIMETRKLSKNKNWRLVEIVERAK, from the coding sequence ATGGAGAATAAAAGAAACTTGAGAAAGGAAAGAATTGGGGTCGTTACCAGCGACAAGATGGAGAAATCTATCGTTGTTTCTGTTGAGCGTAAAGTAAAACACCCAATGTACGGAAAGTTCGTTAAGAAAACGACTAAATTCGTAGCGCATGACGAGAACAACGATAGCAAAATCGGTGATACTGTTCGAATCATGGAGACCAGAAAATTGTCAAAGAACAAGAACTGGAGATTAGTAGAAATCGTTGAAAGAGCTAAATAA
- the rplV gene encoding 50S ribosomal protein L22 yields MGARKRLAAEKRKEHKSNVAIAVLRNCPISARKMRLVADIVRGEEVNKALNILSHNSKEAAARLEKLLRSAIANWEQKNEGKNLEDETLIVSEIRVDHAGMLKRIQPAPQGRAHRIRKRSNHTTIIVDSVKS; encoded by the coding sequence ATGGGAGCTAGAAAAAGATTAGCAGCAGAAAAAAGAAAAGAACACAAAAGCAATGTAGCAATAGCTGTATTGAGAAACTGTCCTATTTCTGCTAGAAAAATGAGATTGGTTGCTGATATCGTAAGAGGAGAAGAGGTAAATAAAGCCTTGAACATCCTTTCACACAACTCTAAAGAAGCTGCGGCAAGATTAGAGAAGTTATTGAGATCGGCTATTGCCAACTGGGAGCAAAAAAATGAGGGTAAAAACTTAGAAGACGAAACTTTAATTGTTTCTGAAATCAGAGTTGATCACGCAGGAATGTTGAAGAGAATTCAACCTGCACCTCAAGGAAGAGCTCACAGAATTAGAAAAAGATCAAACCACACTACTATCATTGTTGATAGTGTAAAAAGTTAA
- the rplP gene encoding 50S ribosomal protein L16, whose translation MLQPKRTKFRKAMKGRNRGKAYRGSTIAFGSFGLKTLEPGWITSRQIEAARIAVTRFMKREGQVWIRIFPDKPVTAKPAEVRMGKGKGAPSHWVAVIRPGRILFEAEGVPLETAKEAMRLAAQKLPVKCKFIVRKDYVEK comes from the coding sequence ATGTTACAGCCGAAAAGAACGAAATTTAGAAAGGCCATGAAAGGCCGAAACAGAGGGAAAGCTTATAGAGGAAGTACTATCGCTTTTGGATCCTTTGGACTAAAAACATTAGAACCGGGGTGGATAACTTCACGCCAAATTGAGGCCGCTCGTATCGCCGTTACAAGGTTTATGAAAAGAGAAGGTCAGGTTTGGATTAGAATTTTCCCTGATAAACCAGTAACAGCTAAACCAGCAGAGGTACGTATGGGTAAAGGTAAAGGTGCCCCGTCTCACTGGGTAGCAGTTATCAGACCAGGAAGAATCTTGTTTGAAGCTGAAGGTGTGCCTTTGGAAACAGCAAAAGAAGCAATGAGACTTGCAGCTCAAAAGCTTCCGGTTAAATGTAAATTTATTGTACGTAAAGATTACGTTGAAAAATAA